A segment of the Synechococcus sp. CBW1002 genome:
CGACCCGGCCGAGGTCGTAGCGCTTCGGATCGAAGAAACGGCTGTGCAGCAGCTGCTGACCGCCGCTGACGGAGGGGGGCTCACCGGGCCGCAGCTTCTTGTAGAGCTCCAGCAGGGCCTGATCTTCCGAGGCGATGCCCTCGTCGTTGGCCGCCTCGATCGACTTCTGGTAATACTCCGGGTGCCGCAGCTTGTCGAGCACATCGTTGTCCGACAGGCCGATGGCACGCATCAGCACGTGGGCGTTGATCTTGCGGGTCTTGTCGACACGCACGTGCAGCAGGTCGTTCTTGTCGGTCTCGAACTTCAGCCAGGCACCGCGGTTGGGGATCAGGCTGGCGTTGAAGGTCTTGCGGCCGTTCTTGTCCTGCTCATCCTTGAAATAGACCCCGGGCGACCGCACGATCTGGTTGACGATCACGCGCTCAGCGCCATTGATGATGAACGTGCCACGCTCGGTCATCAGAGGCAGTTCACCGATGAACACCTCCTGCTCCTTGATCTCGCCGGTCTCCTTATTGACCAGGCGGCAGGTCACATACATCTGTGACGCGAAGGTGGCGTCGCGGCGCTTGGCCTCCTCGACGTCGTGGCGCGGACGCTTGAGTCGGTACTCGCTACCGATGAAGTGAAGCTCCAGCTTGCCGGTGTAATCGGTGATCGGAGAGAAGCTCTCGAGCTCTTCGATCAGCCCCTTCTCCAGGAACCATTTGAAGCTCGCCCGCTGTACCTCCACCAGATCAGGGAGATAAGTGGCGGTCTTGGCGACCTGGATCGCGCTGCTCATGCGGTGGACCTGCAGGAACGGTGGGGTAGAAGATGGGCTCGGTGGAACGGCAACGGCTGTGGACGCCGCTGGAGGATTGCCACCGATTGGGCTTGAGGGGTTGGGGTGCAGCTGAGGCCGGTGAGCCAGTGCAGGAGAGTTCCGACATGCGAACAGCCGCTCCTGGGTCCAGGAACGGCCGCCGCTGCCGGCTCTCTTTACGGGACTCGCTTCACGGCTGCAGGCGTCGGCAAAGGAGCGCTTCCGCTACCAAGGCAATAAAAAATCATACACTGTCAAGCCCAAGTCCAAACAAGCGTGCTGCGTTGGCACTGCTGGTCTGGGCCACCTGCTCGAGGCTCTCGCCCCTGAGCTCGGCAACCCTGGCGGCCACGGCCGCCACGAAGGCGGGTTCGTTCCGCTTGCCTCGCCTTGGCACGGGGGCCAGGAACGGACAATCGGTCTCGACCAGAAAACGATCGGCGGGCACCGCCCGAGCGCAGGCATGGGTGGCTTCGGCCTTGGGGAAGGTGACCGTGCCGCTGAAGCTGATGAACAGACCGAGCTCCAGAAAACCGGCCATCTCTTCAGGGGTTCCGCCCCAGCAGTGCATCACCCCACGGGGGCAACGCTGATCGGAGGCGCGATCGCGCAACAGATCGAGCATGGGCTCGGCCGCATCACGGCAGTGGATGATCACCGGCAGATCGAGCTCCACCGCCAGGTCCAGCTGGGGTACAAGAACCGCCAGCTGCTCGTCGAGATTCCGGACCCGGAACAGATCCAGACCCAGTTCGCCGATGGCCACAACCCGAGGATCGTCGATGGCGGCCTGACGCAGCACCCTGGCGGTATCGGACTGCCAGTGCTCCGTATCCAGAGGATGGACACCCACGGAATAACGGAGCTCGGGGAAACGGTCCGCCAAGGCACGGATCGCCGGGATCTCCGAGGGCTCAACGCAGGCATGGACCAGGCGCCGAACTCCGGCGTCACGCCAGCGCTGGGCCACGAGATCGATGTCGTCGTCGAAGTTTCGAAAAACGATGTGGCAATGGCTATCGACCAGGGTCGCCGGCATGGGGCCTTGCAGAGGGACTGAGGTGATCGACCGGAAACGGCCGGATCAGCCGACAGCAGCGGCAGGCTCGATCGCCTTCTTGACAGCGGCGCTGATGCGCGACTTCTGATGGGCACCGGTGTTGCGGTGCAGAACACCACACTTCACGGCCTTGTCGATCTTGCTGAAGGCGGCGTTCATGCTGGTCTGAACCACGTCCTTGGCCTGATCGCCCGGCTCCTGCGCATAGCTGCTGCAG
Coding sequences within it:
- the rpsT gene encoding 30S ribosomal protein S20, with amino-acid sequence MANNKSSKKRIEIAERNRQRNRTYKSALRTLMKRCFTACSSYAQEPGDQAKDVVQTSMNAAFSKIDKAVKCGVLHRNTGAHQKSRISAAVKKAIEPAAAVG
- a CDS encoding TatD family hydrolase, giving the protein MPATLVDSHCHIVFRNFDDDIDLVAQRWRDAGVRRLVHACVEPSEIPAIRALADRFPELRYSVGVHPLDTEHWQSDTARVLRQAAIDDPRVVAIGELGLDLFRVRNLDEQLAVLVPQLDLAVELDLPVIIHCRDAAEPMLDLLRDRASDQRCPRGVMHCWGGTPEEMAGFLELGLFISFSGTVTFPKAEATHACARAVPADRFLVETDCPFLAPVPRRGKRNEPAFVAAVAARVAELRGESLEQVAQTSSANAARLFGLGLDSV